One segment of Panicum virgatum strain AP13 chromosome 3K, P.virgatum_v5, whole genome shotgun sequence DNA contains the following:
- the LOC120701588 gene encoding dof zinc finger protein 3-like: protein MEAAAALHMQSPVPLPLPPPAAAGRERCPRCASRDTKFCYFNNYNTAQPRHFCRACRRYWTLGGSLRNIPVGGATRKRPRPPRRPPITRAAAAVAAAAPGLLQGAGAGGLLASLLLDLAPASPLLALGAAPPPVLQGRLIGSDDLGLGQPAPLAATGADGDLAQLGFGAGGPLLWLAATTTVLEGDRAFPLPPPAALWQELAAAVPPALHHGGSPHLLL from the coding sequence atggaggcggcggcggcgctgcacatGCAGTCCCCCGTGCCgcttcctctgccgccgccggcggcggcggggcgggagcGGTGCCCGCGGTGCGCGTCGCGGGACACCAAGTTCTGCTACTTCAACAACTACAACACGGCGCAGCCGCGCCACTTCTGCCGCGCGTGCCGCCGCTACTGGACGCTGGGGGGCTCCCTCCGCAACATCCCCGTCGGGGGCGCCACGCGCAAGCGcccgaggccgccgcgccggccgcccatcacccgcgccgccgccgccgtagccgccgcggcgccgggacTCCTgcagggcgccggcgccggcggcctcctcgcCTCGCTGCTGCTGGACCTGGCCCCGGCGTCGCCGCTGCTCGCgctcggcgcggcgccgccgccggtgcttcAAGGCCGGCTCATCGGCTCCGACGACCTCGGCCTCGGGCAGCCGGCGCCGCTAGCCGCCACCGGCGCTGATGGCGACCTCGCCCAGCTGGGCTTCGGCGCGGGGGGGCCGCTGCTGTGGCTCGCCGCGACGACGACGGTCCTGGAGGGCGACCGCGCGttcccgctcccgccgcccgccgcgctgtggcaggagctcgccgcggcggtGCCGCCCGCGCTGCACCACGGCGGCTCGCCGCACCTGCTCCTGTGA
- the LOC120701117 gene encoding disease resistance protein RGA2-like translates to MARVEERRGERPGRMFACVRVFLGIPVVFLGSGASPASEEQLQRVELVAADRTFVKPANQIQQPEDVGLAYFDSLLKVGFLQDAEECQSSSGEVTTCKMHDLVHDLTRQILQDEFLSGIAATDQIMGCKYLSLISCTGEVDSKLFDKVRALYISRSNIAFDKTTNHPYCVRTIILDCIRAASLSLFISKFELLGYLEISNVNCEELPEAISHCWNLQAIHVISCERFAIVPESIGKIKKLRTLELVDAPKVRTLPQSIGGCDNLQSLYIHDCRLNGIPNSVANIGKLRVFSIVFCIGLRQRQVEPSWCPLQHLPQLITLLSHLEYIDLKNCCLLEELPEGIGNLKMLQVLNLQGCQKLCGLPAGFGELTRLQKLGLFVVGDKTEHARISELGNLGKFSGKLRIKNINYVKDPGDAEKVHLKKKNGIRNLSLDWYSREKNGACFVVRTEEVSLLDMEKDLDLLNYLEPPSDIEKLRISGFRSSQLPHWMTKKSSSNDLSDIHMLKQSYLPQFSSLSKLVLENLPNLVHLQGLKDLPGIKIFKLRVMPKLEFLTTATGLAKGDNEHEVQYCFPHLSTLVISDCSKLNVKPHFPLSLRELTLEGNNEQLLSSDSFLCPRPAHCDVSSPSSCIVDVKPPHITQLKLGGLIGSSSGWELLQHLNGLRELEISMCKELRELPESMRSLTCLQKLDINWCDSLVLPEWLGELQSLQRLRIIGLPLMSSLPQSIQSLTSLQDLYIYY, encoded by the exons ATGGCGCGAGTTGAGGAACGTCGTGGGGAGAGGCCCGGGCGCA TGTtcgcgtgcgtgcgtgtgttCCTGGGCATCCCGGTCGTCTTCCTCGGCTCcggggcgtcgccggcgagcgaaGAACAGCTCCAACGGGTGGAGCTCGTGGCCGCGGATCGAACATTTGTCAAACCAGCAAATCAAATTCAACAACCAGAAGATGTTGGACTTGCCTACTTTGATTCTCTTCTGAAAGTAGGTTTCCTTCAAGATGCAGAAGAATGTCAGTCTAGCAGTGGTGAAGTAACGACTTGCAAAATGCACGACCTGGTTCATGATCTCACCAGACAAATTCTACAGGATGAATTTTTGTCTGGGATAGCAGCTACTGATCAAATAATGGGGTGCAAATATTTATCTTTGATTTCGTGCACTGGGGAGGTTGACAGCAAACTATTTGACAAGGTTCGTGCTCTCTACATTTCTAGGAGTAACATTGCATTTGACAAGACAACAAACCATCCGTATTGTGTCCGCACTATTATATTGGATTGTATACGTGCTGCTTCATTGTCACTCTTTATATCCAAGTTTGAACTCCTGGGGTATCTTGAAATCTCCAATGTTAACTGTGAGGAACTCCCAGAAGCTATCTCGCATTGCTGGAATTTGCAGGCCATTCATGTAATAAGTTGCGAAAGATTTGCAATTGTACCAGAATCTATAGGCAAGATTAAGAAGCTGAGAACTCTAGAATTGGTGGATGCACCGAAAGTCAGGACTTTACCTCAATCTATAGGTGGATGTGATAATCTTCAAAGCTTATACATACATGATTGTAGACTGAACGGTATACCTAATTCTGTTGCAAACATTGGAAAACTAAGGGTATTTAGTATAGTGTTTTGCATTGGTTTGCGACAACGACAAGTGGAACCTTCTTGGTGCCCTCTCCAACACCTGCCTCAGTTGATCACTTTGCTGAGTCATCTGGAATATATAGACCTTAAAAATTGTTGTTTGCTGGAAGAATTGCCAGAAGGTATAGGGAACTTAAAAATGCTCCAAGTTTTGAATCTACAGGGATGCCAAAAATTGTGTGGCCTGCCAGCAGGTTTTGGGGAACTGACTCGTTTACAGAAGTTAGGATTGTTTGTTGTGGGAGATAAAACTGAGCATGCAAGGATCTCAGAGCTTGGAAATCTTGGTAAGTTTAGTGGTAAATTACGAATAAAGAATATTAACTATGTCAAGGATCCAGGTGATGCTGAAAAGGTTcatttgaagaaaaagaacggCATACGGAACTTATCATTGGATTGGTATTCAAGGGAGAAGAATGGGGCTTGTTTTGTAGTAAGAACAGAAGAAGTGTCGTTATTAGATATGGAAAAGGACCTGGATTTGCTCAACTATCTTGAACCACCTTCAGATATTGAGAAGCTGAGAATTAGTGGTTTTCGGAGTTCACAATTGCCACATTGGATGACAAAGAAAAGTAGTTCTAATGATCTGTCTGATATACACATGCTAAAGCAAAGCTATCTACCTCAATTCTCCTCTCTGAGTAAACTAGTGTTGGAGAACTTACCAAACTTGGTGCATCTGCAGGGGCTTAAAGATTTGCCTGGGATAAAGATTTTTAAGCTGAGAGTAATGCCTAAGCTGGAGTTTCTTACTACCGCAACTGGTTTAGCAAAGGGGGATAATGAACATGAAGTGCAATATTGTTTCCCTCACCTTTCCACTCTAGTAATAAGTGACTGTTCGAAACTAAACGTCAAGCCACACTTTCCACTGTCTTTGAGAGAATTAACATTGGAAGGAAACAATGAGCAGTTGCTGTCCTCAGATAGCTTCTTGTGTCCACGTCCTGCTCATTGCGACGTGTCTTCACCTTCCTCCTGTATTGTGGATGTGAAGCCTCCTCACATCACTCAACTAAAACTTGGAGGATTGATCGGATCATCATCTGGTTGGGAGTTGTTGCAGCACCTCAATGGGCTTCGTGAATTGGAAATCTCCATGTGCAAAGAACTGAGAGAGTTACCTGAGAGCATGAGGAGCCTCACCTGCCTACAAAAACTGGATATTAATTGGTGTGATAGTCTTGTGCTGCCGGAGTGGCTTGGAGAATTGCAATCTCTACAGAGGTTGAGAATAATAGGTCTCCCACTAATGTCCAGCCTCCCTCAATCAATACAAAGCCTCACATCCCTCCAAGACCTCTATATATATTATTGA